The genomic DNA CCGTCGACGTGTTGGTACTCGATGCCGTATCCGGCGGCACGCGCGGAGAGCGGGGCGCGGTGCTGCTCGGACTCGGGGGAGAACTCGGAGTAGTGGTTGTTCTCACAGAGGAAGACGACCGGCAGATCCCATACGGCGGCCAGGTTCACCGCCTCGTGGAACATGCCCTGGGCCACCGCTCCGTCCCCGAAGAACGCCACCACCACGTCACCGGCCGCCCGGAGCTTCGCGGCGGTGGCGACCCCGGCGGCGATCGGGAGGCCGGCGCCGACGATGCCGTTCGCGCCGTAGATCCCGAGGCCGGGGTCCGCGATGTGCATCGAGCCGCCGCGGCCGTGGCAGGTGCCCGCGTCCTTGCCCATCAGCTCGGCCATCATCGACGCCGAGTCCAGGCCCTTGGCCAGGACGTGGCCGTGGCCGCGGTGGGTGGAGGTGATGCCGTCGCGTGCGCCCAGCGGCCAGCAGGCGCCGACGGCGCTCGCCTCCTGGCCGATCGACAGATGCAGGAAGCCCGGGATCTCCGTCGCCTTGTACAGCTCGGACGCCCGCTCCTCGAAGCGCCGGATGCGGCGCATCCGGCGGTACATCTCCAGGAGCCGGTCGGGCTGTGCGGAGCCGGTGCCGGTGTGGTGCGATGCCTGAGTCATACGGTCCTCGCTTTAATGTACCGTTTGGTCTAGCAAACTAGAGCGACGTCCCCGGATCCGCTTCCCCCGGGCGTGCCGTGACACGGCGCCCGTGCGGACCCGGGACAGCACGCACGTCGTCACAGCCAGGGGAGAGAAGACATGCCACGACCGCCGGGTCATGGGCCGGGCTTCGAAGTCAGACGCCAGAAGATCATCGACACCGCGGCGTCCCTGTTCGCGCAACAGGGCTACGCGGCGACCTCCATCAACGACCTGGGCCGCGCGGTCGGGCTCGCCAAGGGAGCCCTGTACTACTACATCGGCTCCAAGGAGAACCTGCTGATCGAGATCCAGTCGCGGGTGCTCGGCCCGCTGCTGGCCCGCGCCAAGGAGATCGCGGCCCTCGACGAGGTGCCCCTGCTGCGGCTGCGGCTGCTGTCCGAGTCGCTGCTGACGATCATCTTCCGCCGGCTCGACCACATCTGGGTCTACGAGCACGACTACCGCAGCCTCAGCGGCGACGAACTGGAGATCGTGCTGCGGCAGCGCGCCGACTTCGAGCACCTGATCACCGGCCTGCTCACCGAGGCCGTCGAGGAGGGCAGCTTCCGCGCGGTCGAACCGCACCTGGCCACCCTGCAGTTCCTCAACCTGCACAACCACACCTACCAGTGGGTGCGTCCCGGCGGCAGTTGGGACGCCGCGTTCCTGTCGGGCGAGTACTGCTCGACCCTGTTCCGCGGTTTCGCCGCGTCCGTCGGCGACCTGCCCGATGTGGAGGCGCTGGCCACCGAGTTCAAGCGGGCCAGGCCCGAACTGCCCCTCGATCCCGAGGCGTTGTGGGAGTCGGAGTCGGTCTCCGTCGCGAGCTGACCGGATCCGCGGTGCGCCGCCGCTTCGGCGCACCGCGGGACCCGTCGCCTCACGCGCCCTTGACGAGGGCCTTGGCGATGACATTGCGCTGGATCTCGTTGGTGCCCTCGCCGATCTCCAGGATCTTGGCGTCGGCGTAGAAACGGGAGATCTCCGACTCGCGTACGTAGCCGTACCCGCCGTGGATCTGAAGTGCCTGCGAGGCCGCCCGGTTGGCGACCTCGGAGGCGTACAGCTTGGCCATCGCGGCCTCCGTGCTGTGCGGGCGGCCCTGGTCGGCGAGCCACGCGGCGCGGTAGACCATCCAGCGGGCCGCCTGGTACTCCGTACCGATGTCGGCGATCTTGTGCGCCACGGCCTGGAAGTCCGACAGCGGACGCCCGAACTGGTGCCGTTCCTTGGCGTGTTTGATCGCGAGGCCCAGCGCCGCCTTGGCCAGCGAGAGCCCCAGCGCGGCCACGCTGATCCGGCCGCCGTCGAGCACGGACAGGAACTGCCGCAGGCCGTTGCCCTCCTCGCCGATCAGATGGTCGTCGGAGACCCAGCAGTCGGTGAACACCAACTCCCTTGTGTCCATGGCGTGCCAGCCGAGCTTCTTCAGCTTCGCGCCGACCGTGTAACCGGGCGTGCCCGTCGGGACGTAGAAGGTCGCGTAGCCCTTACGGCCGTCCGCGCCCTTGCCGGTCGTGGCCAGCAGGGTGACGCCCTGGCTGATGTCGGTGCCCGCGTTGGTGATGAACATCTTCGTGCCGTTGATCACCCAACCCCCGTCCGCCCGGCGGGCGGTGGTCGCGATACCGGCCGCGTCGGAGCCGGCCTCCGGCTCGGTCAGCCCGAACGCGCCGATCGCCTCGCCCTTCGCCAGGGGGGTCAGCCAGCGGTGCTTCTGCTCCTCGGTGCCGTACGCGAGCAACGGCAGCGTGCCGATCGTCGAGTGCGCGTTCCACGAGGAGGCCACCGACTGGTCGGCGGCGCCGAGTTCCTCCATCACCGCGACATAGGTGACCGTGTCCGAGCCCGCCCCGCCGTACTCCTCCGGCACCAGCATGCCCATCAGGCCGAGTTCGCCGAGCTTGGTGAAGATCTTGGTGGGGAAGATCTCGTTCTCGGACCACTCGGCCGCGTGGGGCGTGATCTCGTTGGCCGCGAACTCGCGGACCATGTCCTGGAGAGCGAGGGTCTCCTCGGGCAGGTCGAAGTCCATGTCACAGTCCCTTCGGGGTCAGCAGCACCTTCAGGTGCTTGGCCCGGTCGGCGGCCAGGTCCTCGAAGACACCGGCTCCTCCCGAGAGCGGAAAACGGCCGGTGATCAGGGCGGAGGCATCCAGTCGTCCGGTGCTCATCAGATCGATCACGCGCGGGATGTCGAAGTTGTAGCCGAGCGTGCCGACCACCGACCGCTCGTAGAACACGAGTTGGCCCATGTCGAACTCGACGCTGCCGTGCCCTACCCCGGCCAGCACGACCCGTCCGCCGCGCCGGACGATCGAGACGGCCTGGCCCGCGAGGGCGGGCACGCCGGTCGCGTCGATGACGACGTCCGGGCCGATGCGGTTCGTTCGCACGAACACCTCGCGCCGTACGTCCGTCGCACGCGGGTCGAAGGCCTCGGTGACGCCGATGCCGAGCAGCATCTCGCGGCGGCCCGCGAGGGGTTCGCTCACGAACAGGCCTGCGGCGCCCGCGATTTGGGCCGCGAGGACGACGGCTACGCCGATCGGGCCGCCGCCGACCACGAGGACGTTGTCGCCCGGCTTGACCCCGGCGCGGGTCACGGCGTGCAGCCCGACCGCCAACGGCTCTGCCACGGCGGCGAGTTCGTCGCTCACGTTGTCCGGGAGGCGGGTCAGGCCGGCCAGCGGGACGGTGACGCGTTCTGCGAAGGCGCCGGGGGAAGCGAGGCCTACCGAGCCGCTCTTGGGGCAGATGTGGTACTCGCCCCTTGTGCACCAGAAGCAGGTGCCGCAGCGCCAGACCGGGTCTGCGGTGACGCGGTCTCCGATGGTGATGCC from Streptomyces sp. NBC_01478 includes the following:
- a CDS encoding TetR/AcrR family transcriptional regulator, translated to MPRPPGHGPGFEVRRQKIIDTAASLFAQQGYAATSINDLGRAVGLAKGALYYYIGSKENLLIEIQSRVLGPLLARAKEIAALDEVPLLRLRLLSESLLTIIFRRLDHIWVYEHDYRSLSGDELEIVLRQRADFEHLITGLLTEAVEEGSFRAVEPHLATLQFLNLHNHTYQWVRPGGSWDAAFLSGEYCSTLFRGFAASVGDLPDVEALATEFKRARPELPLDPEALWESESVSVAS
- a CDS encoding acyl-CoA dehydrogenase family protein translates to MDFDLPEETLALQDMVREFAANEITPHAAEWSENEIFPTKIFTKLGELGLMGMLVPEEYGGAGSDTVTYVAVMEELGAADQSVASSWNAHSTIGTLPLLAYGTEEQKHRWLTPLAKGEAIGAFGLTEPEAGSDAAGIATTARRADGGWVINGTKMFITNAGTDISQGVTLLATTGKGADGRKGYATFYVPTGTPGYTVGAKLKKLGWHAMDTRELVFTDCWVSDDHLIGEEGNGLRQFLSVLDGGRISVAALGLSLAKAALGLAIKHAKERHQFGRPLSDFQAVAHKIADIGTEYQAARWMVYRAAWLADQGRPHSTEAAMAKLYASEVANRAASQALQIHGGYGYVRESEISRFYADAKILEIGEGTNEIQRNVIAKALVKGA
- a CDS encoding 2,3-butanediol dehydrogenase, coding for MQALVWHGAQDLRFEEVAEPPDPAPHEAVVEVTWCGVCGTDLHEYLEGPHMIREGPHPLTGTKPPLALGHELSGTVVALGADAPGITIGDRVTADPVWRCGTCFWCTRGEYHICPKSGSVGLASPGAFAERVTVPLAGLTRLPDNVSDELAAVAEPLAVGLHAVTRAGVKPGDNVLVVGGGPIGVAVVLAAQIAGAAGLFVSEPLAGRREMLLGIGVTEAFDPRATDVRREVFVRTNRIGPDVVIDATGVPALAGQAVSIVRRGGRVVLAGVGHGSVEFDMGQLVFYERSVVGTLGYNFDIPRVIDLMSTGRLDASALITGRFPLSGGAGVFEDLAADRAKHLKVLLTPKGL